GAAGACGACGTCGAGCACCCAATGCAGCTGGTTCTCTATGCCCCAATGGCCGCGCACGGCCTCGCCCGCCCGCTTCGCTGGGAGAAGGGCCGAGGAGATGTAATAGCGCGTCTCGAAGCGGCCGCGGTCGGCAAGTTCGGCCTGCGATTTGACGCGAATGATCGTCGCGGCGTTCGGCAGGCGCAGCTCGCCCGGAAAGCGGCGCTCGCCGTTCAGCCAGTCGATCTCGGTGATGACGCTCACGCTGCGCTGCTCGATGCGGCCATGGCCCTTGTCGAAATCGACGCATGTGTCGATCCGCGTCGCGGCGGAAAAAGCGCTCTCGATCTCGGCGCGCAGGGTCGGCTGATTGGCTTTGACCGCCAGCAGATAATCGGCGCCCTTGTCCACGATCGCCTGGGCGATCCTGGCGTTGGTGGCGATGGCGTCGATGGAGACGAGCGCGCCTTTCAGCGAGCCGCCTTCGGAAAGGCGATCGAGCAGGACGGGAATGGCCGATAGTTCATTGCTCTTGCCCTCGACCGCCTCCTGGCCGAGCACGAGGCGGCTCGTGGTGGCGAAGGCGGAAACGAGATGCAGCGGGGCTTTGTCCTCGGCGCGATCATGGCTGCGACGCGAGGTCTTCCCGTCGATGGCGATGAGCTCGGGTCGCTCCGGCCAGGTCTCGCGCACCCAGCCAGTGAAGGCCGCCGAGAACAGCGCCGGATCGACGCGGTTCATGAGCAGGGTGAGCCAGCGTCCGCCCGGCACGCCGTGCTCATAAGGCAAATAGCGGCGCAGGAAGCCGATGTTGGCCTTGCCCCAAGATGCAATAGCGTCGAAGTGATCGCAATCGGCCATGGAGGCGCAGACGACGAGCAGCAGCACCTCGCGAAGCGGATGCGCGACGCGCCAGGGCTCGCGCGGGTCGTCAATGATCGAGAAATGGTCGAGAAGCGCTTTCAGACGCGACTTCTCTTTGAAAACTGCGAAGGCGAGGCTCATCACGGCGGCTCCAGAATCACTCCGCCGATAGGGAATCACGCCTGAGCCCATCCGTTAACCGCCGTTAACCCGAATTCGGAGCCCTGCGCGGGCGCCCTTCCTCCCATGTTGCACGCCGCGTGGGACATTCCTGTTGGACGGGGTTGGAAGTGCCTCATGGGTTTCTAACTTTCGCGTACTTCAAGTACAGGAAAGTTATGAAATGCCATGCCTCGAAAGGGCATAATGGCCGAATGGAGCCCCGAAGACGCCGCTGGGAAGACTTCGGCGAAAGCCTGCCGATTTGCTCGCCAGCTCCACCGCCCGGTCGAGCAATGCGCCGCGATGGCGCGAGTCCTTCGGCAGACGCATGGGCATCGTCAGGCTGGTGGGTTCGCCACGATCCACGACCGCTGAATGTCCGCTTATTTGGCCGCTTTCGCTTCTGTCATAATGATATTTATATCAATAAGTTATGAAAATTCATCCCTTCTTTAAGTCCTTGATTTGTCCGCTTATTAGGCCGCTTTCGAGCCACGAACCGCTTCCTTGATGGGTGCGGCTACGCGCGCAAACGGAATCAAACCGCCTTCCGGATGCGCCCCATGAGCGATAGAACGCCTTTCTATAACTCACCTATGACCTGACGGCACCGGTCGGCGCGTTCCGTCAGCGCGTCGGAAAGCCTAGCCACGATTGAATGAGCGATTCCGTCGGACTCGGCGGCTCGGCGCACATCCGCCAGGTGGTCGGGGAGCATCGCCGCCATTTCCCGTATGCGGTGCAGAACTTCGTCGGCGTTCAGCCGAAGCTGCCCGGCGAACTTTCGCCATTGCGGCGCGCCGATGTCGCGGAGCTTGTAGGTATCACCGATTTTCATCGCCAGACGCACCCGGTGGGGATCGAAGCCGTAGGGCAGGATGCTGGCGATGTCGTAGAGCGGGGCAAGCCGCGCCCGCCCCTGGGCGCCGATCAGCAGCGAATAGTTCTTCGCGTGAGCGTCGGTTCCCGCGATCAGCCAGTTGAAAATGATGGCGTCGACGAAGCGTTGCACGTCCTCCTGGGGGCGGCCCGACACGGTTCTCAGGAGATCGACGGCCATGCGTGCGCCCGGTCCGCCCTCATTCTCGTATTTGCGTGTCGGCGGGATCGCCAGCGCCTGGCAAAAATCTTCCTGATGAACCCGGATGATCGCCGAATCTGTCCAATCCCGGTCATAGCGCTCGATCACGATGGCGACCTCGTCGCCAAACCATTGGACGCGTGAACGCGCGGTGAGCAGGCCGAGCCTGCTGGCGAGCGACATGCAGAGATGCTCATTCTCGGCGTGGCCGTCATATTCGCCGGTAGGCGGCTTGAGGATATGGGTCGTCGGCGTGCGTCCCGACGGGACGCCCCATCGCCCGTTCTCGCAAAGAAGGGCGGTCTTGGGCTGGGCTCCCGCCAGGCTGAACTGCCCCGTGTCGCTCGGCGTTCGCCATGCGGCATGGTCGGCCCGAAGCGTTCTCAGGCGTTCGGCGATGTCCGCCTCGTTCAGCCATTCCACCGCGCCCGGCTCCTCGCCGAGGATCGCATCGACCCTGTCGGGGCGGACGAACTGAACGGCGCCGGCGCAATCCTCGCCGACATGGGAGAGAAGCGCGAAGGGATTGCGCGCCGACACCTGAAACCGCCGCGCCCACCGGGCGAGCACGGCTTCATTGTCGGGCAGCAGCCCCCACAGGAAAGCGTCGATCGGCTGATGACCGTGCTTCTCTGCGGTGAGCGGCATCGAGAGCGAAAGCGGATAGGCGCCCTGTGCGGCGCGCCATGTCTCCTCGTAGATAAAGGCCAGACGCCCGCGCGGGTCGCGGATCACGCGCCCGACTTTGCGGCCATTGGCGAGAGCGAGGAGTTCGGCTGTCATCGGCGATCCCGCGTCCGATCAAGGACGCTGTCGATGTCGGGCGTTTCGATTGCGTCGGGTGTATTGGCTCCGGACACCCCGGTTTCGGTCGTGTCGAGCGACACACTGATCCCCAGGGCGTCGAGCGTACGCAAAATCAGCCCGATCTCCGCCCGCGTCTTGCCTTTCTCGACGTCGATGATCCATTTTCGGCTCACGCCAACGATTTTCGCCAGTCTATCCTGGTCGAGGTTCAACTGGCGGCGGCGCTCGCGGATCGCAGCGCCTAGTTCGAGGGCAGTTCGGATATTCATAATGACACCATTCGATAACATATTTATATGACATCGTACGGTGACATGTCAATATGTAAATGATCGGTGACATGGCGTATGTCTATCGTCGAAAGTCCGAGGCCCCGTCGACTGCGGAACTGTGCAGCTTCCTGCCCCCGATTTGGACAAGTCCTGCCGTGACTGCTTAAATTTTACCTCCGACGAGAAAGAACGTGACAGTGGCCGTTGGATCGTCGGCCTGCGGAATGAATTGCGGGTGCCAGAAGTCCGCGACTTTCGCCCGTGCAATCGTCGCGCAGAGTTCGCCCGTCCTTGAGGGTGTCGGCGAATTCAAAACCGGCTCTTCTGGCGCGTCATCCGTCATGAGTGTCTTCCAGAGGCACCGCGAGCCGAAAACCCGTCATCCGGCCTTGCTAGAAAATGATCACGCTGCGGGTGAGCGCTTTGATTGGATAAACGAGAATGAGGACGTTGAACGTGGTGTCGAACGCTTCGGCCACGCATTCATGTGCTTGGCCGTTGCGATCGGTGATCGAAACGGTGGTCGGGCGCGTCATTTTCCGCCCGATGGGAAGGACGCGCCCAAGCGAATGATCAAGGGTAATCACCTGTTCGCTCGGCCTGCCGAACTGCTCAAGGAAGGAAGGTGAGGCCTCGATGCGTCGCACCTCTGCACGGGTTCCTGCGCCATCGCAATAGGTGATCGGCTCAAGGACATAGACGACGCACGCCCGTGAATGGGTACGAGCGAACTCGCGGCATGACGCGTAGACGGAGGCGCCGAATTTTTTTGCAAGCTTTATCGGGGTTCTGATCTCCAGCTTGCAATCCGCGGCGAGTGCGGCGTAGCCATCGCCTTGAAACAGGACGAAGCGCGCAAAGTTGTTGGCTTCGCGCTCGAACAGATCGGAGGTTTCGGGGTCGAGCGTCTTCTCGCAATCTTGGAATAAGCGAAACAGCTTGCGGTGGGTCGGCAACTCATGGTGGCCAGCCTCATGCAGCTTGAGAAAATTTTGTTTCGAGGCGCTGACCGTATCGTCGATATGGATCAGGTCTTCGCCAGCGTCGTAGATGCCGAAGACTTTCGAGATCGCCGATTTGAGTGCGTTTGCTGCCGCCTCGGCCTTGCCGACGAGGTATTCCATGAGGCGAAGCGGATCGAATGCGCTTGCCGGGGCGATGCGGAGATTGGCGGCTTCCAGGATGACGGCTGTCGGCGTTGGGTAGACCTCCCAGGCGGAGGCTCGGTCGAGGGCGCGCCGTGCAGCGACGTGCACGGCGCGCAACGCATCGGGATCAATGCTGCTGTCGTCAGCTTTGGCCATCCGGCTTTTTCCTGCTGCGCAGATAGCCGAGGAACTGATGAAGCTGCGCCTCTTCTTCAGACGTGAGGTTGTGGCCAGCGAAGGTCGCGACGCGGCCATGGCGTTGGTCGCTGCCCCGCGATCGTGTCGGCACGACGAAGCCGGCGCGCTCCATTAGCTCTTCGTAAGGAACGGCGTAAAGTTCGGCGAGCGCATTAAGAATGTTCGGGTTTGGCTTCTTTATTTGATCATTCTCGATCTGGCTGAGGTAGGCGTTCGAGACAATCTTGCCGGTACGCTTTTCCACCTCACGCAGCGTGATCCCGCGGTCATTGCGGATGGAGGCGAGATACTGCCCCAGCGTGAGCTTGATCTCGGCCCCCACGCTCTTCTTGGCCATGGTTAGGGTTCCCATTTAGGTAATTGTTTCACCACGGCTAATTACGCCTTTCTGCTTGAAATGTCAAGCGCGCTTGATATTTGCTTGACACTCTTAGCGTGCTGCCGTATCTTAGCATTGTGTCCGGCGCGGTGCCGGGGAAAGAAAAGGAATGAAAACGCCATGGAAAATATGGTTTCAAGCGGCCAGAGCCGCAATGAAAAGGCAAATTGCCAAGTGTCGCGTCGCCCCGGCGCGGACGGCCTGTTCTTCACCGAAGTGAACGGCACAATCGTGAAGTTCTCGGTGCCGACCCCCAAGGGCGAGCGGGTCCTCGACAAAGCGGGGTGCATGCCGGCGGGAGATTACGTCCTCATCCAGCTCTTGCGCCATAGCAGCCAGTCGGTAGGTCTCGATGAGACGGTTGATCTAGCGGTGGAAGGCGCTGAAGAGTTCCGCGCCTTCAAAAGCGACCGCATCTTCCGCTTCACGCTCAATGGCCATGGCTTCGAGTGGGGCGTGGCCAATATCCCGGAGCCCGAACTGCGCGCAGTTGCGCATGTGCCGGACGATGAGATCATCGTGCTGGAACGTGAAGGCCATGACGTGGACCTCGCGGCAGCGGATGTGCTCGATCTTGGCGGCGCCGGCACAGAGCACTTGCGGACTGAAAAGACTCTCGTGACAGTGTACTTCGAAAACGAGCTACGCGAGTTACCCCGCGGCGTCTACACCACGGAGCAGCTGAAAATCCGGTTCGGCGTCCAGGAGGGCTATATCCTCGAAGTCATTAACGAGGAAGGCAACCTTACGCCGCTGAAGCCGGATGAGAAGACCCGCCTCAAGAACGGCATGCGGTTCTTCGAGCAGGTCCCGTGCGGGGGCTCGTCATGAGCGACAGCGCCAAGGAACTCGCGCAGCTAAAGGCGATGCATGGCAGTGCCGTCCTCCTTAAGGAGGGCGGCCAGCCGGTTGCGCTGTTGCCGACTTTCGGCTTTACCGCCGCCGGCGGGAAAGCCTTCCGC
The sequence above is a segment of the Methylosinus trichosporium OB3b genome. Coding sequences within it:
- a CDS encoding ISAs1 family transposase; the protein is MSLAFAVFKEKSRLKALLDHFSIIDDPREPWRVAHPLREVLLLVVCASMADCDHFDAIASWGKANIGFLRRYLPYEHGVPGGRWLTLLMNRVDPALFSAAFTGWVRETWPERPELIAIDGKTSRRSHDRAEDKAPLHLVSAFATTSRLVLGQEAVEGKSNELSAIPVLLDRLSEGGSLKGALVSIDAIATNARIAQAIVDKGADYLLAVKANQPTLRAEIESAFSAATRIDTCVDFDKGHGRIEQRSVSVITEIDWLNGERRFPGELRLPNAATIIRVKSQAELADRGRFETRYYISSALLPAKRAGEAVRGHWGIENQLHWVLDVVFAEDQSRLRKGHGARNMAVVRHFAINMIRTAPEPENKPMKPQRKATKPTRTSIKLRRKIASWREDYLAIALEASAR
- a CDS encoding type II toxin-antitoxin system HipA family toxin, producing MIRDPRGRLAFIYEETWRAAQGAYPLSLSMPLTAEKHGHQPIDAFLWGLLPDNEAVLARWARRFQVSARNPFALLSHVGEDCAGAVQFVRPDRVDAILGEEPGAVEWLNEADIAERLRTLRADHAAWRTPSDTGQFSLAGAQPKTALLCENGRWGVPSGRTPTTHILKPPTGEYDGHAENEHLCMSLASRLGLLTARSRVQWFGDEVAIVIERYDRDWTDSAIIRVHQEDFCQALAIPPTRKYENEGGPGARMAVDLLRTVSGRPQEDVQRFVDAIIFNWLIAGTDAHAKNYSLLIGAQGRARLAPLYDIASILPYGFDPHRVRLAMKIGDTYKLRDIGAPQWRKFAGQLRLNADEVLHRIREMAAMLPDHLADVRRAAESDGIAHSIVARLSDALTERADRCRQVIGEL
- a CDS encoding helix-turn-helix domain-containing protein, with the protein product MNIRTALELGAAIRERRRQLNLDQDRLAKIVGVSRKWIIDVEKGKTRAEIGLILRTLDALGISVSLDTTETGVSGANTPDAIETPDIDSVLDRTRDRR
- a CDS encoding ImmA/IrrE family metallo-endopeptidase; translation: MAKADDSSIDPDALRAVHVAARRALDRASAWEVYPTPTAVILEAANLRIAPASAFDPLRLMEYLVGKAEAAANALKSAISKVFGIYDAGEDLIHIDDTVSASKQNFLKLHEAGHHELPTHRKLFRLFQDCEKTLDPETSDLFEREANNFARFVLFQGDGYAALAADCKLEIRTPIKLAKKFGASVYASCREFARTHSRACVVYVLEPITYCDGAGTRAEVRRIEASPSFLEQFGRPSEQVITLDHSLGRVLPIGRKMTRPTTVSITDRNGQAHECVAEAFDTTFNVLILVYPIKALTRSVIIF
- a CDS encoding helix-turn-helix domain-containing protein; protein product: MAKKSVGAEIKLTLGQYLASIRNDRGITLREVEKRTGKIVSNAYLSQIENDQIKKPNPNILNALAELYAVPYEELMERAGFVVPTRSRGSDQRHGRVATFAGHNLTSEEEAQLHQFLGYLRSRKKPDGQS
- a CDS encoding multiubiquitin domain-containing protein; the encoded protein is MENMVSSGQSRNEKANCQVSRRPGADGLFFTEVNGTIVKFSVPTPKGERVLDKAGCMPAGDYVLIQLLRHSSQSVGLDETVDLAVEGAEEFRAFKSDRIFRFTLNGHGFEWGVANIPEPELRAVAHVPDDEIIVLEREGHDVDLAAADVLDLGGAGTEHLRTEKTLVTVYFENELRELPRGVYTTEQLKIRFGVQEGYILEVINEEGNLTPLKPDEKTRLKNGMRFFEQVPCGGSS